AAGGCCGAAACGCGGAAATGCTCGTCGGAGTGGGCGTACCAGAGCGTCTGCATCGACTTGTAGGGCTGTGCACCGGGGTGATAATACGTGCCCCCGATCACCCGCTCATCGTTTTGATTGAAGGCCAGGATCAGGTGCAGGAGATCCCGTCGAGACTCATAGCCGAGCTTCAAGGCGTCGTGGTAACGCCCGGCCATGTTCCAATCCAGTGCGCCGAGGATGCGTTCATCGTCGTACGATAATGGCTGGCGCCCCAGCTTGGCAAACAGGCCGTGGCCGAAGCGGAGCTTAGCCCAAGCCTCGTTGAGGATGAAGCGCCCGTTGCGGTCGATCTGCGGATCCTGCCCCCAAACGCCTACATGCTGCGCGGAGAAGCGCATCTCAAGTTGGCTGCGCTCATAGCCCAACGAGAGGCGCGCTCGATTGGCAATGAACCGAGCCGGCAGTTCTCCTCGATCACGCGGAAAGAGTGCCCCGTTACGATATTCGGCTCGCGGCCGAACCTGCACGTCTACCGTCGTTTGATTGTCGCCCGGTTGCGCCATCATTCCGCCTACGAACAGCGAAAAGATCATACAAAACATAGTTCGTCTCATTGTTTAGTCCTCCATTGTTTGATTAATGGATGCAAAGGACGAGGTTATTCGGTTCATTGGCCGTAATACTTATTACGCCGCCGCGCACGCACACTCCCCTGACGACTCTATATAAGGGCTACCTTTGCCTTTGAGAATAAAAGTAGAAGTACTGAACACGCACCATGAATGAGATCTCACTCACTGAGTCACTACAACAGACCTTATTCCGGATCCCACTTTTCGAAGGGGCCCCGGAGAGTCTCCGCGCGTCGCTTACGGAGCGGCTCGACGCCCGACTCTATACGCTGGAAAAGAACGAAATCGTCGCTCATCAAGGCACCGTCTGCCGCGCACTTTACGTGCTACTCGAAGGGCGTGTGCGAACCGACCTCATCGACGAATGGGGTAATCGGGTGATGATTGAAACGATCGTAGCACCGGGTTCCTTCGCCACGCCCCACCTCTTCAGCCGCGACCAAACGCTGCCGGCCACTTTCACAGCCACCATGCCCTCCACACTGCTTATGGCCCCGCGCGAATCCGTCTTTCGACTCATCAGCGAGGAGCCTTACCTGCTGAAGAACTTCCTGCATGTCTCGGGCAACTGCAACCATTGCACTTCCGTCCGCCTACGCATCCTCACGCAGCGGACCGTCCGCAACCGCTTCGTCGCCTACCTGCTGGATCGCCCGACCAGCCCCGACGGATGGTTCACGGCCGAGCACAACACCTCGCAACTGGCGCA
The sequence above is drawn from the Tannerella serpentiformis genome and encodes:
- a CDS encoding Crp/Fnr family transcriptional regulator, producing the protein MNEISLTESLQQTLFRIPLFEGAPESLRASLTERLDARLYTLEKNEIVAHQGTVCRALYVLLEGRVRTDLIDEWGNRVMIETIVAPGSFATPHLFSRDQTLPATFTATMPSTLLMAPRESVFRLISEEPYLLKNFLHVSGNCNHCTSVRLRILTQRTVRNRFVAYLLDRPTSPDGWFTAEHNTSQLAHYLCVTRPALSKEISKMVREGLIAVEGRRYRLLAEQQLRQEMG